A portion of the Acidisarcina polymorpha genome contains these proteins:
- the purQ gene encoding phosphoribosylformylglycinamidine synthase subunit PurQ has translation MKFGVLVFPGSNCDHDAFNVIAEIARQPVTLLWHDSPELESCDAIVVPGGFAYGDYLRTGAIARFSPVMQSVKKFAADGGLVLGICNGFQILCEAGLLPGALMRNAGLKYICKQVHLRTETVASPFTQNLKKGRVLQIPIGHMEGNYFCDRETLATLKDEDRIAFRYSEPDGKITASANPNGSLENIAGILNEGRNVLGMMPHPDRSSEKLLGSADGYLLFESMVNALGVSA, from the coding sequence ATGAAATTCGGCGTGCTTGTCTTTCCCGGTTCGAACTGCGACCACGATGCCTTTAACGTGATCGCGGAGATAGCCCGTCAGCCGGTGACTCTGCTCTGGCACGACTCCCCTGAACTAGAAAGCTGCGATGCCATTGTGGTTCCTGGCGGCTTTGCTTATGGGGATTATCTCCGTACCGGAGCCATTGCTCGATTTTCACCGGTGATGCAGTCAGTCAAGAAGTTCGCCGCCGATGGCGGCCTCGTCCTGGGCATTTGCAATGGCTTCCAAATCCTATGTGAAGCCGGGCTCCTGCCCGGCGCCCTGATGCGCAATGCCGGGCTGAAGTACATCTGCAAGCAGGTCCATCTGCGAACCGAGACGGTCGCCAGCCCATTTACCCAGAACCTGAAGAAAGGCCGGGTATTGCAGATTCCCATTGGTCACATGGAGGGGAACTACTTCTGCGATCGCGAGACGCTGGCCACGCTTAAGGATGAGGATCGCATCGCCTTTCGTTACTCCGAACCGGATGGCAAAATCACCGCGTCAGCTAACCCGAATGGTTCCCTTGAAAATATTGCCGGCATTCTCAACGAGGGACGCAATGTGCTTGGAATGATGCCGCATCCGGACCGCTCCAGCGAAAAGCTGCTTGGCTCAGCCGACGGCTATCTTCTCTTCGAATCGATGGTCAACGCTTTAGGAGTTTCCGCGTAA
- a CDS encoding SulP family inorganic anion transporter encodes MNLQAQWLPRSVQSLREYTPDKLVQDLIAGITVGLVALPLAMAFAIASGVPPQAGIYTAVVAGFLISALGGSRTQIGGPTGAFVVIVAGIVAKFGTSGLALVGMMAGVLLVIMGLTGLGTAVKFIPRPVIIGFTNGIALLIASTQIKDFLGLKTPPVPSEFLERMTMLAKHIQTIRWQTFLLGALSLAIILLWPRVTRRFPGTIVALLLATLATSLFHLQVETIGSKFGGIPQGFPHFELPQFHAAHVLPLLPSVFTVALLAAVESLLSAVVADGMSGDRHNSNVELTAQGIANIVSPLFGGIPATGAIARTATNIRSGARTPVAGMVHALTLLMVLLVAAPLAKFVPLATLASVLFVVAYSMGEWREIGGILRLSKTDIVVWFSTFALTVFTDLTVAVGVGMALAALLYIQRVAATTSVEAVTADYVRDGMPHVLQDKEIPDNVTILRIHGPFLFGTTDKLADIARDLTIFAPVVIVRLRNMTAIDATGVHALEQFAERLRMADKTLVFCGARDQPRKLLLRTEFLKSIGPENFLPHVQAALVRAREINEGFGSVGREMAVELEAGPL; translated from the coding sequence ATGAATCTGCAGGCGCAGTGGCTGCCCCGCTCCGTGCAGTCTCTCCGGGAATATACCCCGGACAAATTAGTACAGGACCTGATCGCGGGAATTACGGTTGGGCTCGTTGCCTTGCCTCTCGCGATGGCATTCGCTATTGCTTCCGGGGTGCCTCCGCAGGCAGGCATCTATACCGCCGTCGTCGCCGGGTTTCTGATTTCCGCCCTCGGCGGTTCACGAACGCAGATTGGAGGCCCGACTGGGGCCTTCGTCGTCATCGTTGCCGGGATCGTGGCGAAGTTCGGCACCTCGGGGCTCGCTCTGGTCGGAATGATGGCGGGCGTGCTGCTGGTCATTATGGGACTAACCGGCCTGGGAACAGCGGTCAAGTTCATCCCTCGACCCGTGATCATCGGCTTCACCAATGGCATTGCGCTGCTGATTGCCTCGACCCAGATCAAAGATTTTCTCGGGTTGAAGACGCCGCCGGTGCCGAGCGAATTCCTGGAGCGCATGACGATGCTGGCAAAGCACATCCAGACGATACGGTGGCAAACCTTTCTGCTTGGCGCATTGTCGCTGGCTATCATTCTGCTTTGGCCGCGGGTCACAAGACGATTTCCGGGGACGATCGTGGCGCTGCTGCTTGCGACCCTGGCAACGTCGCTCTTCCATCTTCAAGTTGAAACAATCGGCAGCAAATTTGGTGGTATTCCGCAAGGTTTCCCGCATTTTGAATTGCCGCAGTTCCACGCGGCCCATGTTCTGCCGCTGCTACCGTCGGTGTTCACGGTGGCGCTGCTGGCTGCGGTCGAGAGTTTGCTTTCCGCGGTCGTCGCCGATGGCATGAGTGGTGATCGGCACAACAGCAATGTTGAACTCACCGCGCAAGGGATCGCCAACATCGTTTCGCCACTCTTCGGTGGCATTCCTGCAACCGGTGCGATTGCCAGGACGGCAACCAACATACGCTCCGGCGCGCGAACTCCGGTTGCGGGGATGGTGCATGCTCTGACCTTGCTCATGGTGTTGCTGGTGGCTGCGCCGCTGGCGAAGTTCGTACCGCTCGCAACGCTGGCGTCGGTACTCTTTGTCGTCGCGTACAGTATGGGCGAATGGCGGGAGATCGGCGGTATCCTGCGTCTCTCCAAGACCGATATCGTGGTCTGGTTTTCCACTTTCGCATTGACCGTCTTCACCGATCTCACGGTCGCTGTGGGCGTTGGGATGGCGCTGGCGGCGTTGCTCTATATTCAAAGGGTCGCGGCAACCACTTCCGTCGAGGCGGTCACAGCGGACTACGTTCGCGATGGCATGCCGCACGTGCTGCAGGACAAGGAAATTCCCGACAACGTTACGATTCTGCGTATTCACGGGCCATTTTTGTTCGGCACGACCGACAAGCTCGCCGATATTGCACGGGACCTGACAATCTTTGCTCCGGTGGTGATCGTTCGTCTACGCAACATGACAGCTATCGATGCCACCGGGGTTCATGCGTTGGAGCAGTTTGCGGAGCGGCTGCGGATGGCGGACAAGACCCTGGTCTTCTGCGGCGCCCGCGATCAGCCGCGCAAACTGTTGTTGCGCACTGAGTTCTTGAAGAGCATCGGGCCCGAGAACTTCCTGCCGCATGTGCAGGCCGCGCTGGTGCGCGCCCGGGAGATCAATGAAGGCTTTGGGAGCGTGGGCCGGGAGATGGCAGTTGAGCTGGAGGCCGGCCCACTGTGA
- a CDS encoding SDR family NAD(P)-dependent oxidoreductase: MESLIDHVALVTGAAKRIGRVLALSLAEAKASVAITYRESENDAERTVADLRAFGVAAKSYWCDLRSPESIRETVQAVANDFGRLDLLVNNAGIFETAAMESISVEQWDAMFETNTRAPFLTSQSAYPHLKATHGRIINIGSLGGVHPWPTHGHYCTSKAALHMLTETMSKAFAPEISVNCVAPGMIVTNGEASAEYEHFAHKTPMRRNGTPQDVAEAVLFFATGPHFITGQILGVDGGLGL; the protein is encoded by the coding sequence ATGGAATCCTTGATAGATCACGTTGCGCTGGTGACCGGCGCGGCCAAGCGAATTGGCAGAGTTCTCGCCCTTTCATTGGCCGAGGCCAAGGCCAGTGTAGCGATAACTTACCGCGAGTCAGAAAACGACGCGGAGCGCACCGTCGCCGATCTGCGCGCCTTCGGAGTGGCGGCGAAGAGTTACTGGTGCGACCTGCGGTCCCCGGAAAGCATCCGAGAGACGGTCCAAGCCGTCGCTAACGATTTTGGTAGGCTCGATCTTCTAGTAAACAACGCCGGCATCTTCGAAACCGCGGCCATGGAGTCGATCAGCGTCGAGCAATGGGATGCCATGTTCGAAACCAACACCCGTGCTCCATTCTTGACTTCGCAGTCAGCCTATCCTCATCTCAAGGCGACTCACGGCAGGATCATCAATATTGGCTCGCTCGGCGGAGTGCATCCCTGGCCGACGCACGGTCACTATTGCACCTCGAAGGCGGCGTTGCACATGCTGACAGAGACGATGTCAAAGGCCTTCGCGCCCGAGATCAGCGTGAACTGTGTCGCTCCGGGAATGATCGTCACCAACGGCGAAGCCTCGGCAGAATACGAGCACTTTGCGCATAAAACGCCGATGCGCCGGAACGGAACTCCTCAGGATGTGGCCGAAGCCGTGCTTTTCTTCGCCACCGGGCCCCACTTCATCACCGGGCAAATCCTTGGAGTGGATGGAGGGCTGGGGCTCTAG
- a CDS encoding response regulator, protein MRDPAHIRILSVDDHPLMREGIAAIIRNEPDMELVAEASCGREAIQGYRDHRPDITLMDLRLPDIGGIDAMIAIRTEFSEARIIMLTTFEGDVEIQRALQAGAQGYMLKTMPRKQLVETIRRVHAGKKYIPPEIAAHLADHLGEDTLSKREVEVLQKIAGGNRNGDIAALLFISEETVKGHVKHIMEKLGASDRTEAVAIGIRRGFIHL, encoded by the coding sequence ATGAGAGATCCGGCCCATATCCGAATCTTGAGTGTCGATGATCACCCTCTCATGAGAGAGGGGATTGCGGCAATCATTCGAAATGAGCCGGATATGGAGCTGGTGGCAGAGGCATCCTGCGGCCGCGAGGCGATCCAGGGGTACCGGGACCATCGGCCGGATATTACGCTTATGGATCTCCGGCTGCCCGACATTGGAGGCATCGATGCGATGATCGCGATTCGCACCGAGTTTTCCGAGGCGCGCATCATCATGCTGACCACGTTTGAAGGAGATGTCGAGATTCAGCGTGCGCTCCAGGCCGGCGCTCAAGGCTATATGCTGAAGACCATGCCGCGGAAACAACTGGTGGAGACGATCCGCAGAGTTCATGCTGGCAAGAAGTACATTCCACCGGAGATCGCAGCCCATCTCGCGGACCATCTCGGCGAGGATACTTTAAGCAAACGCGAAGTGGAAGTTCTCCAAAAGATCGCTGGAGGAAACCGGAACGGAGACATCGCGGCTCTTCTCTTCATCTCTGAAGAGACCGTCAAGGGCCATGTCAAGCACATCATGGAAAAGCTTGGAGCGAGCGATCGCACCGAAGCAGTGGCTATCGGCATTCGCCGCGGATTCATACATCTCTAG
- a CDS encoding tyrosine-protein phosphatase yields MIDIHHHLLYGLDDGPRDLETSCAMVDAAVANGFTHVVATPHANDRWAFTPEINRERLAEIEAYAAGRLTLGLGCDFHLSYDNIQDQFKNPAKYTINGLQYLLVEFPDYGIQPGIAETLYEFVASGVIPIITHPERNATLQAKPEMMAEWIRTGCIVQVTAGSLLGRFGPRAQALSHSLLRHNWVTLLASDAHNLSSRPPNLGDGHASLAKDYGQEIADRLCIHNPHAVFYGKTLPPQPDPLEFGDESEGRNKSLLSRIFSR; encoded by the coding sequence ATGATCGACATTCATCATCACCTCCTATACGGACTCGACGATGGTCCTAGAGATCTCGAGACATCGTGCGCCATGGTCGACGCCGCCGTTGCCAACGGTTTCACTCACGTTGTAGCGACACCCCATGCCAATGACCGCTGGGCCTTTACGCCCGAGATCAACCGGGAACGTCTGGCGGAGATTGAAGCCTATGCGGCCGGCCGGCTTACCCTTGGCCTCGGCTGCGATTTCCATCTCTCCTACGATAATATCCAGGATCAGTTCAAGAACCCGGCGAAGTACACCATTAACGGCCTGCAATATCTACTGGTGGAGTTTCCCGACTATGGCATACAGCCGGGCATTGCCGAAACACTTTACGAATTTGTCGCCAGCGGTGTCATTCCGATCATTACGCATCCCGAGCGCAATGCAACTTTGCAGGCAAAGCCCGAGATGATGGCCGAATGGATTCGCACCGGCTGCATTGTCCAGGTGACGGCCGGCTCCTTGCTCGGCCGGTTTGGTCCTCGCGCCCAGGCCCTTAGTCACTCGTTGCTGAGACACAATTGGGTCACTCTTCTCGCCAGCGACGCGCACAACCTCAGTTCGCGTCCGCCGAACCTTGGCGACGGGCATGCCTCGCTGGCCAAGGATTATGGCCAGGAGATCGCCGACCGCCTTTGCATTCATAACCCTCACGCTGTCTTCTATGGGAAGACGCTGCCGCCCCAACCGGATCCGCTCGAGTTCGGTGATGAGTCGGAAGGAAGAAACAAGAGCTTGCTATCGCGAATCTTCTCGCGCTAG
- a CDS encoding Gfo/Idh/MocA family protein, with amino-acid sequence MKKIGMGLVGPGFIAAHHIDAVRRLGDVEVIAIAGSSAASTQRKAAELKVDTAYGSFEELIADSRIEVVHNTTPSYLHFPVSMAAIQAGKHVISDKPLALTSQECAALRDAAEAAGIVNAVTFNYRGNPLVQQARQMVAAGELGPIVYLHGQYLQDWLTDDHAYSWRLDPAKGGVSSALADIGSHWCDLTEHISGLRIESVLADLTTVVKTRYAGGSSEAFSKASSGEAKAIEIGSEDTGSVLLRFSDGARGTLKVGQVLPGHKNDLQLELNGRRKSLRWEQELQNELWIGSFDGPNCVLMKDPALMSGEAKSYAHLPGGHQESWADAFRNVIADAYDWVRAGADPAAKAPTVCDFANGHRVCCIIEAMLRSNAAGGVWTSVGESVTA; translated from the coding sequence TTGAAGAAGATCGGAATGGGCCTAGTCGGCCCGGGGTTCATTGCGGCCCATCACATCGATGCGGTGCGCCGGCTCGGCGATGTGGAGGTCATCGCTATCGCCGGTTCGAGCGCTGCTTCCACCCAACGCAAAGCGGCTGAACTGAAGGTCGATACGGCCTACGGCAGCTTCGAAGAGTTGATCGCCGATTCAAGGATTGAAGTCGTTCACAATACAACGCCCAGCTACCTCCATTTTCCCGTCAGTATGGCAGCCATCCAGGCGGGCAAGCATGTGATCTCCGATAAGCCCTTAGCGTTAACCAGTCAGGAATGCGCCGCGTTGCGAGATGCCGCTGAGGCCGCCGGGATCGTCAATGCGGTGACCTTCAACTATCGCGGTAATCCTCTGGTGCAGCAGGCTCGCCAGATGGTGGCCGCCGGCGAACTCGGCCCGATCGTGTATCTGCACGGGCAATACCTGCAGGATTGGCTCACCGACGACCACGCTTACTCCTGGCGGCTTGATCCGGCCAAAGGTGGCGTAAGTTCAGCGCTTGCCGATATAGGATCCCATTGGTGCGACCTGACCGAGCACATCAGTGGTCTGCGCATCGAGTCTGTACTCGCCGATCTGACCACCGTCGTGAAGACGCGCTATGCAGGCGGGTCGTCCGAAGCTTTCAGCAAAGCCAGCAGCGGGGAGGCGAAAGCCATCGAGATCGGCAGCGAGGACACCGGCAGCGTGCTCCTCCGCTTCAGTGATGGCGCGCGCGGTACCTTGAAGGTGGGTCAGGTGCTTCCCGGGCACAAAAACGACCTACAATTGGAGTTGAACGGCCGTAGAAAATCGCTCCGCTGGGAGCAGGAGCTCCAGAACGAGCTCTGGATCGGCTCCTTCGACGGCCCGAATTGCGTTCTGATGAAAGATCCTGCCCTGATGAGCGGCGAGGCAAAATCCTATGCACACCTGCCTGGAGGCCATCAGGAAAGCTGGGCAGACGCCTTCCGCAACGTGATTGCCGACGCCTACGACTGGGTCCGCGCCGGCGCCGATCCGGCAGCCAAAGCGCCAACGGTATGCGACTTCGCGAATGGGCATCGAGTTTGCTGCATTATCGAAGCCATGCTTCGAAGCAACGCTGCCGGAGGCGTTTGGACCAGCGTCGGTGAGAGCGTTACGGCCTGA